Genomic segment of Sander lucioperca isolate FBNREF2018 chromosome 20, SLUC_FBN_1.2, whole genome shotgun sequence:
catactatactatgacattttgacatactatactatgacttttttatgaatttttcgacatactatactgacttttttcgacatactatactatgactttctttgacttttttcgacatactatactatgactttaattactttttcgacatactatactatgactttttaattactttttcaaaatactatactatgactttttaattactttttctacatactatactatgactttttatgactttttcgacatactatactatgactttttatgactttttcgacatactatactatgactttttaattactttttctacatactatactatgactttttatgacttttttcgacatactatactatgactttttatgacttttttgacatactatactatgactttttatgactttttcgacatactatactatgactttttatgactttcgacatactatactatgacttttttcgacatatactgactttttatgacttttttgacatactatactatgacttttttgacatactatactatgactttttaataactttttcgacatatgactttttatgactttttttttacatgcaatactgacttttttcgacatactatattatgactttttatgacttttttcgacatactacactatgactttttaatgactttttcgacatactatactatgactttttaattactttttcaaaatactatacaatgactttaattaattttttacatactatgactttttatgacatattttcgacatactatgctatgacttttttatgaatttttcgacatactatactgacttttttcgacatactatactatgacattttgacatactatactatgactttttaattactttttcgacatactatactatgacattttgacatactatactatgactttttaattactttttcatgtcgaaaaagtaattaaaaagtcatagtatagtatgtcgaaaaagtcatagtatagtttatcaaaaaagtcatagtatagtatgtcactatactatgactttttaataacttgttcgacatactatactatgactttttatgactttttttcaacatactatactatgactttttaataactttttcgacatactatgctatgactttttatgaatttttcgactactatctgacatttttgacatactatactatgactttttatgactttttcgacatactatgctatgacttttttatgaatttttcgacatactatactgacttttttcgacatactatactatgactttttaataactttttcgacatactatactgacttttttcgacatactatactatgactttctttgacttttttcgacatactatactatgactttaattactttttcgacatactatactatgactttttaattactttttcaaaatactatactatgactttttatgactttttcgacatactatactatgactttttatgactttttcgacatactatactatgactttttaattactttttcgacatactatactatgactttaattactttttcgacatactatactatgactttttaattactttttctacatactatactatgactttttatgacttttttcgacatactatactatgactttttatgacttttttgacatactatactatgactttttatgactttttcgacatactatactatgactttttatgactttcgacatactatactatgacttttttcgacatatactgactttttatgacttttttgacatactatactatgactttttaataactttttcgacatatgactttttatgactttttttttacatgcaatactgacttttttcgacatactatattatgactttttatgacttttttcgacatactacactatgactttttaatgactttttcgacatactatactaagactttttaattactttttcaaaatactatacaatgactttaattaattttttacatactatgactttttatgactttttcgacatactatactatgactttttagacatactatactatgacgttttaataacttttttgacatactatactataacttttttatgaatttttcgacatactatgacttttttgacatactatactatgacttttttcgacatactatactatgacttttttttacttttttcgacatgactttttatgacttttttttacatgcaatactgacttttttcgacatactatactatgactttttaattactttttcgacatattatactatgactttttgacttttttgacatactatactatgactttttaataactttttcgacatactatactatgacttttttatgaatttttcgacatactatactatgactttttcgacatactatactgacttttttttgacttttttcgacatactatactatgactttttatgactttttgacatactatactatgactgacttttttgacatactatactatgacttttttttacatgcaatactgacttttttcgacatactatactatgactttttatgactttttcgacatactatactatgactttttcatgattttttcgatatactatagtatgacttttttcgccatactatactatgacttttttatgaatttttcgacatactatgacttttttgacatactatactatgactttttaataactttttcgacatactatactatgacattttgacatactatactatgacttttttatgaatttttcgacatactatactatgactttttcgacatactatactgacttttttttgacttttttcgacatactatactatgactttttatgactttttgacatactatgactgacttttttgacatactatactatgacttttttttacatgcaatactgacttttttcgacatactatactatgactttttatgactttttcgacatactatactatgactttttcatgattttttcgatatactatagtatgacttttttcgccatactatactatgacttttttatgaatttttcgacatactatgacttttttgacatactatactatgactttttaataactttttcgacatactatactatgacattttgacatactatactatgacttttttatgaatttttcgacatactatactatgactttttcgacatactatactgacttttttttgacttttttcgacatactatactatgacttttttttacatgcaatactgacttttttcgacatactatactatgacattttgacatactatactatgacttttttatgaatttttcgacatactatactatgactttttcgacatactatactgacttttttttgacttttttgacatactatactatgacttttttttacatgcaatactgacttttttcgacatactatactatgactttttaattactttttcgacatattatactatgactttttgacttttttgacatactatactatgactttttaataactttttcgacatactatactatgacattttgacatactatacaatgacttttttatgaatttttcgacatactatactatgactttttcgacatactatactgacttttttttgacttttttcgacatactatactatgactttttgacatactatactatgactgaattttttgacatactatactatgacttttttttacatgcaatactgacgtttttcgacatactatactatgactttttaattactttttcgacatattatactatgactttttgacttttttgacatactatactatgactttttaataactttttcgacatactatactatgacattttgacatactatactatgacttttttttgacttttttcgacatactatactatgactttttatgactttttgacatactatactatgacttttttttacatgcaatactgacttttttcgacatactatactatgactttttatgactttttcgacatactatactatgactttttcatgattttttcgatatactatagtatgacttttttcgccatactatactatgaataccCGAATGTCTCAGTTCCAGTGTAAGAGATGATGTTAAATaagagagagcagcagcagagttCCCTTctcacacattttatttcttcttaCAGACAGAAGTTATGAGGagagctctgattggttgatgcTGATACTGTCGTCGGGTTTAATACTGTTGCTTTGTACAGACTGGTACAGTGGCTTTCTGGTTGCTGTGGTTCCAGGCTGGTTGCCGTGGTGACAGGCTGGTTGCCGTGGTTATAGGCTGGCGGTGTTGGCGTCCAGCTTGAGGTCCTTGGCGACCAGTCCCGAGGTCACCGGGTGCATCGCCGCTCGGTGAGCCACGAACATTCGGACCGCCTCGTCACGGTACTTCTCAAAGTTAAAGACCTCTCTGAAAACACAGTCAAAATACACAGTCAGGTACTACTACTACAGGTACTACTACTACAGGTACTACTACTACAGGTACTAATACTACTGCtcacagtactcacaggtactAATACTACAGCTCACAGTACTCACACGTACTAATACTACAGCTCACAGTACTCACACGTACTAATACTACAGCTCACAGTACTCACACGTACTAATACTACTGCtcacagtactcacaggtactAATACTACAGCTCACAGTACTCACACGTACTAATACTACTGCtcacagtactcacaggtactaatactacagctcacagtactcacaggtactAATACTACAACtcacagtactcacaggtactAATACTAGACTATATAGATTCTTATATTGATATCTTAAAATAGGATTTCTGAGACCGACACGAAATCtgttacatttgtatttatttcagaCTATTTAtaaatagtatatatatatatatatatatatatatatatatatatatatatatatatatatatatatatatattatatatatgtatatatttatataataagtTCTTCTGggcatttaaatgaaaaacaaacttctcttttgaataaaatgaataaatatgaagtgattttcaaaataaaagcgtaTTTTAAAGATGACGAGGTAAGAGTATAATTACTTGAAGAGCGGTCTGGTGAACTTCATCCTGCCCTGCTCTGTCGCCATCTTCATCGCCATGGGAACCGCTTCCTCCCACCTGGCCCGAACACACAACCTGAGCCACCTGCAGGGAGAAGAGCCAATCAGGAGGAGGCTTCCAGGGAGAGGGTGGGGCTTATAAAGGAAGGACTCCTACCTGAAGCGGATCTCTGCGTTCATGCTGGCGTTGAGATCATACAGCTGCTGCATCTTCTTCACATGGGTCAGAGGGAGGGGCTcctacagagagacagacaggcagacagacaggtcactgtcagacagacaggtcacagttagagagacagacaggttactgCCAGAGAGACAGGTTACTGAGATCATACAGCTGCTGCATCTTCTTCACATGGGTCAGAGGGAGGGGCTcctacagagagacagacaggcagacagacaggtcactgtcagacagacaggtcacagtcagagagacaggttactgagagacagacaggtcactGAGATCATACAGCTGCTGCATCTTCTTCACATGGGTCAGAGGGAGGGGCTcctacagagagacaaacaggtcACAGTCAGACTGACAGGTCactgccagacagacagacaggttactgtcagatagacagacaggttactgtcagacagacaagcagacagacagacaggttggtGGACTGCGGGGTCTGTGGTGGACTGTGGGGGTCTGTGGTGGACTGTGGGGGTCTGTGGGGGTCTGTGGTGGACTGTGGTGGTCTGTGGTGGACTGTGGTGGTCTGTGGTGGACTGTGGTGGACTGTGGGGGTCTGTGGTGGACTGTGGTGGACTGTGGGGGTCTGTGGTGGACTGTGGGGGTTTacctcctgcagcagcagagacAGGAACTCGATGATCTGGTGGGACGACAGCGTCTTGACGTCCGACTCTTTGAAGGAGCTCAGGTCCCCGTCTTTGGCCTGAAGGGGGGCAGAGGATGCAGGTTTGACTCTGAACACTAAGAGAGACTATAAACCAGGTCCCTGTGCGGTCCAGGTCTTACCTTGATCCACCTCTGGCTCAGAGCGATACAGGCGTCTGCCAGCGTCGTGTCGTACCTGAAACACAGTGACAAACACACAGGTGAGGTCTAAAGACCCAGGAGGACCCACTCACATCCTGGACCAGGACTCCTCAGTTCAGGACACACTCGGGGATTTACAACGGTCAGGTTTGGTggtttttgtagtttttgtagttttgtagtTTTGACTCACTGATTTTTGACTGGAGGCATCCCAGGAGTGAACATCCAGCCGTTCCAGTCCACCTTGTTCAGGACATCCacctaagacacacacacacacacacacacacacacacacacacacagacacacacacacacacacacacacacacagacacatacataacCAGTTGATTATTGTTGTTgagtcttggtgtgtgtgtgtgtgtgtgtgtgtgtgtgtgtgtgtgtgtgtgtgtgtctcaccttgTCTTTGAAGTAGGTGAACAGGTAGTTCTTCCACTCGTCTGTGGTGGCGCTGCCGTACGCAAACATCTGGATGTATGACTTCACGAAACCCATAAACACCTctggaggagacacacacacacacacacacacacacacacacacacacacagacagagatacatacacacacacacacacacacacacacacacacacacacacacacacacacaaacacacacagacatacagacacacacacccggacacagacacacacacacacacacacacacacacacacacacacagacacacacacacacacacacacacacacacacacagacacacacacacacacacacacacacacacacacacacacacacacaaaacattactTCCTGGAGATAACTGGCCGTTGGTTTGAATTTTGGAGATATATGAAATCTGCAAACTAGTTtctttttgttgtcatttttagcCGTAACTGTCAGATGACTGTGTGTCAGGTGACTGTGTGTCAGGTGACTCTGTGTCAGGTGACTCTGTGTCAGGTGAGTCTGTCAGGTGAGTCTGTGTCAGGTAACTGTGTGTCAACTGAGTCTGTGTCAGGTGACTGTGTGTCAGGTGACTGTGTGTCAGGTGAGTCTGTGTCAGGTGACTCTGTGTCAGGTGAGTCTGTGTCAGGTGAGTCTGTGTCAGGTGACTGTGTGTCAACTGAGTCTGTGTCAGGTGACTGTGTGTCAGGTGAGTCTGTGTCAGGTAACTGTGTGTCAACTGAGTCTGTGTCAGGTGACTGTGTGTCAGGTGAGTCTGTGTCAGGTGACTGTGTGTCAGGTGAGTCTGTGTCAGGTGACTGTGTGTCAGGTGAGTCTGTGTCAGGTGACTCTGTGTCAGGTGAGTCTGTGTCAGGTGACTGTGTGTCAGGTGAGTCTGTGTCAGGTGACTGCGTGTCAGGTGTTACCTGGCCCCCCCAGCAGCTCCTCCAGGTGGTACAGCAGCGCGAAACCTTTCTCGTAGGGCACCGAGGAGAACGCGTCGTCAGGGTCCACGTCCTGCAGGCTCGGCACCAGGTTGGTCAGGGGGTTGTTGGCTCCAAACGTGTTCACCTGTcggaccacacacacatacatacacacacacacacacacacacacacacagctacagctGATATACTAAATATGAGCATCCCAGAGTCCTGACCACGGACAGGTGAGAGTCTCACCGAGTCCTGCAGGTCCTTCCAGCCCCCCATGGCTTTAAACTGTCGGAACTGTTCGCTCTCCAGACTCCGGCCGATCATCCTCTCCAGGTAGACCGTGTGGCCCTCGTTCAGCCTGAGGACACAACAGCAACAGGCTTACAGGTTCAGCAGGTGAGCCTTCTAAActacctttctgtcatatctgctgaaactgaccctggGTTCTAGTAGAACTAcaggaagcaggtcattaaaagaaatccagctcctctggctccacctacagcctggagtacttcctgttcagatggaccaatcagggccagggggggtgtctaactgttcagatggaccaatcagggccaggggggggtgtttaactgttcagatggaccaatcagggccagggggggggggggggggtgtttaactgttcagatgcaccaatcagggccagggggggtgtctaactgcgtgtcaatcactgctcatgcacacatattcattctcccttgtggggggaggggcttaggagaccatttgggctttagcggaaaggggggagagactgAGAGGTCCTGGATCTCCCCAGTCCTACAGCTCCTTTAAGTAACCAGGTCAGAGCTGTGTCCGAGTATCTGGAGATGAAGAGCCCCCCCCTTTATGTTGACATATTAAATCAGCTGTGGAGTCAATTTGACTCAAATGAGAATATTTTGGGTTTTGGTGGAACTAgataatgttttaaaatgaagaAGACCTTTAACACAGAACTGAGAATGAGATTAAAAACAGTTTGGTTTCTGACGTCTATAACGGTTAAACATGTACAGTTATAATAAACATGGTGTGTGTTACCAGAAGTGCTCCCAGGTCTTGTTGGTCACCAGATTACCGGTCCAGCTGTGGGAGATCTCATGAGCAATCACCTGAACACACATAGCaacatatatactgtgtatactgtatgtgtgtgtgtatatatatatatatatatatatatattagggctgtcaacgtTAACACGTTAAtcacgatgcgattaagggccgacgcaacgtgattcatttttttttaatcacattaatcTCATGCCTccatttattaatttctgtTCCACTCCACTGGGCTTGGCGTGGTCCTAAcagctactattttgaccctttgcagcaccgttacttctcatcaagctgccacttcctcctaacacatcctgctgctgcagcatgatggagaaacacagcagcaataactctgaatggagctttttattttcagaaactcccagacggctcgtagacaagtcaaagccacatgcacgttgtgtaaagccgaattaaaatatcacgaagcacgtcaagctggagctaccagctacgagctaagcatagtagtacagttaacgtgatgctaacgctagcgggctaaacgggtggcaactaactgcagacctgtcagcatggtAGAGGACtctggtcttaaagacgtactacggttggcatgttctgaccggtctcgttgccgtcgagggggacagtagttgtcacggatacacagcctgtacgacacggaggaagcagccacactggaacagctgcagagtccaaactctgtctcattaaccggtgatcactggacgtcagtgaggaatcaacattatttaggagttactaaacactagatggactctggtaaggagagggatttgtagttttttagttaggtacttggaggaattgtgtaataatgacagattcacacattttcttttgtttacagtaaataaatataataataaacaaatacaaatcttaaaatcaagttcataaagtcactttctttgcattcatttgattcccagtcaagatccactggtaagagccctaatatatatatatatatatataaataaacataacataTAAAAGCATACATtagatgaagacatgaagggAACTGGTGCAGAGTATTTTATACTCACGTTGGACAGAGATTTGTCTCCTGCCTGTAAAGAGACACACGGTGAGTAACTTCTGATATTTATCACACtggatgggtgtgtgtgtgtgtgtgtatgtgtgtgtgtgtgtgtatgtgtatatatgtgtgtgtgtgtgtgtgtatgtgtgtatgtgtatatatgtgtgtgtgtgtgtgtgtatgtgtatatatgtgtgtgtgtgtgtgtgtgtgtatgtgtatatatgtgtgtgtgtgtgtgtgtgtgtatgtgtatatatgtgtgtgtgtgtgtgtgtgtgtgtgtgtgtgtgtgtgtgtgtatgtgtatatatgtgtgtgtgtgtgtgtgtgtgtgtgtgtgtgtgtgtgtgtgtatgtgtatatatgtgtgtgtgtgtgtgtgtgtgtgtttgtgtatatatgtgtgtgtgtgtgtgtgtgtgtgtaccagcaGCGTGGGCGTGGCGAAGGTCAGGCAGGGGTTCTCCATGCCTCCGTAGGGGAAAGATGGAGGAAGAACCAGGATGTCGTACTGACCCCAAACATACGGGCCGGCCAGATCCTCGGCCGTCTTCAACATGGTCTCCGTCTGCCACGGGAACGCCACGCCACCGTTAGCTCATCAACATATATAGAacatatatataacataaataTAACATGGTCTCCGTCTGCCACGGGAACGCCACGCCAACGttatctctctgtctttatACAACATCATGTCAACATGTATATAACGCCGCCACACaccggctgcgtggcgtgagcgtggcattttctgtctttaacaccagaaaggtgtctgaggcggcgctgctgctgctagccttgtctggacacatggatgtttccataaacataaacataaatatattctgatctgattacagcagagacaacgtcggcaggatTGACGGTGAAATAgactccagaatatttccttttgGATTAACAGGTGTggtatttaaatgacatttatgtcaaaacctcgagactttcaaacatcaacatgtcatttattaaatgtattcgtgtcatAATGACGTATAAACATCTTTTAGTATTCTATGTTGTctggaaatgcttccaacacgctggcgtgtggcgtgaaaaataggcgtcggtcccatttctagcaggcacgtgttttctgagacgtgtgtcacgcaggcagtgtgcacgctctaacctgttaccatgggaaccCAAATAAacacggacacgccacgcagctgacacgctcacgccacgcggCCAGTGTGTGGCCGGCCTAATAAgttctctgtctgacccaggaacatgtatataataattataCCTCGGAGAACTCGAACGCTGCTTTATCCACAAACTCTTTCTCAGACCAGACTCTGGACCTCGGCCCGATCTCcctgtcagccaatcagaacacAGATGACATCATCGTGATTAGGAACCAGTGAAACGTGTGTGTATAGGAGCTGTTAATCTCTGAGCTGTctgctgtgtgtatgtctggCGTTTTATGGTGATAGTACCTGCTCTCCAGAGCGCCGGCCACGATGGCGATCAGGTAAGACGGCATGGGCACCTGACAGGAAACACATGAAGAAGAAAGATCCGGCAAGTTAAGTTCAGGAGTTAAACTTCagacctttcagaataaaatgaaataccaacGTTATGGTCATCAGTATACAAGATAAAATACAGGACTCATCAGAGACTCCATGTACGTTAttaacatatacagtacatatatatctatatatatacacatatatatatatacacatatacatacacacacacacacacacacacacacacacataaacgtCCTTACTGACCGGCTGTCTGAACCTGTAGACGATGCGGCTGCTATCCTGAGGATCCACTTCCTGTCCGTCTCGCATGGCGCTCATCACCGCGACCAGATCCTTCGGGACAGACACCTGGCAGACAAGACTGAGGGTTCAGACACCTGGCAGTGAGGGAACtataaactaactaactaactaaatatgtatatatatatatatatatatatatatatatatatacatatttagttagttagttatatatatatatatatatatatatatatatacagtatctcacaaaagtgagtacaccatcaccatcatcgtgtatgtgtctctgtgtgtgtgtctctgtgtgtgtgtgtgtgtgtgtgtgtctgtgtgtgtgtgtgtgtgtgtgtgtgtgtgtgtgtgtctctgtgtgtgtgtgtgtgtgtgtgtgtctctgtgtgtgtgtgtgtgtgtgtgtgtctctgtctgtgtgtgtgtgtgtgtgtgtgtgtgtgtgtctctgtgtgtgtgtgtgtgtgtgtgtgtgtgtgtgtgtgtgtgttacctgagcGTAGTAGGTGTGTTTAACAGAAGGAGTGTCCTGACAGGGGATCATACTCCTGCAGTGATGAGCCTGTTGGAAGAGATGTAACTTaatgaatatatataataagCCTAACGGACTCCGCaacacacaataataataataatataactatTAATTCTTGTGTGAGCTGTAAACGTCTGGTGGGATTCTCTGAAGAGGAAACAGAAACAGGAAGGAATAAGAAAAGAGAACTAAGTGTTTCCTAACGTAACCCAAGAAACTGAAGAAACTTTTAATGTCTCAACTTTCTGACCGCAGAGCATAACAACATCATGCTTTCATCTGCTGGTTATTACTGCTGCTTCTCTGGATCAATAAAAAGAAAACCTGCAAAAACATTCATAACGATTACCAAAATATCTCCAATCAGTTTTCGGTTAAAAgaccttttagtttaacatgaaacagctctgagatcGTCCTatccaaacccaccagactccatgtaaataatcagtacttttagcgtgtttagagccagcatatttccaccagactccatgtaaataatcagtacttttagcgtgtatagagccagcatatttccaccagactccatgtaaataatcaggacttttagcgtgtatagagccagcatatctccacatgtaaatgggtgaattaagggtttatttcaaccaaaccagagtggtgattgttggaacattggaaagatgaaccaagacggcttttgatagtttgatttagtttctgtccactttgaatgaagtgtgttttatgatgataaaagtcctgattatttacatggagtctggtgtagtttagtgatggtgatttcggggctgtttcatgttgaactaaaaggtctatctctgtagggatccatcccataatgttgtcagacacttagaataataatccgagtctgtcagcagcaacaacagaacttttagtgactctaactgctttagtcctgtagggttacattacagcttggttctggtttaatactggaccagtttcacagattgttgttccatcagacacacacacacacacacacacacacacacacacacaca
This window contains:
- the lta4h gene encoding leukotriene A-4 hydrolase isoform X3; amino-acid sequence: MCVERVPVSISVCVRQRAAHSSVVAGQINMADPCSFSCVSSCVTKHLNLALALDFERRVIRGKVALTVEALRDRFSALTLDSRDLQIVSVSANGQAARFTMGPKHSFKGTPLDITLPFDLSRGQHVIVEVTYETSPSATALQWLTPAQTAGKTQPYLFSQCQAHHCRSMIPCQDTPSVKHTYYAQVSVPKDLVAVMSAMRDGQEVDPQDSSRIVYRFRQPVPMPSYLIAIVAGALESREIGPRSRVWSEKEFVDKAAFEFSETETMLKTAEDLAGPYVWGQYDILVLPPSFPYGGMENPCLTFATPTLLAGDKSLSNVIAHEISHSWTGNLVTNKTWEHFWLNEGHTVYLERMIGRSLESEQFRQFKAMGGWKDLQDSVNTFGANNPLTNLVPSLQDVDPDDAFSSVPYEKGFALLYHLEELLGGPEVFMGFVKSYIQMFAYGSATTDEWKNYLFTYFKDKVDVLNKVDWNGWMFTPGMPPVKNQYDTTLADACIALSQRWIKAKDGDLSSFKESDVKTLSSHQIIEFLSLLLQEEPLPLTHVKKMQQLYDLSDLSVSQ
- the lta4h gene encoding leukotriene A-4 hydrolase isoform X1, which produces MCVERVPVSISVCVRQRAAHSSVVAGQINMADPCSFSCVSSCVTKHLNLALALDFERRVIRGKVALTVEALRDRFSALTLDSRDLQIVSVSANGQAARFTMGPKHSFKGTPLDITLPFDLSRGQHVIVEVTYETSPSATALQWLTPAQTAGKTQPYLFSQCQAHHCRSMIPCQDTPSVKHTYYAQVSVPKDLVAVMSAMRDGQEVDPQDSSRIVYRFRQPVPMPSYLIAIVAGALESREIGPRSRVWSEKEFVDKAAFEFSETETMLKTAEDLAGPYVWGQYDILVLPPSFPYGGMENPCLTFATPTLLAGDKSLSNVIAHEISHSWTGNLVTNKTWEHFWLNEGHTVYLERMIGRSLESEQFRQFKAMGGWKDLQDSVNTFGANNPLTNLVPSLQDVDPDDAFSSVPYEKGFALLYHLEELLGGPEVFMGFVKSYIQMFAYGSATTDEWKNYLFTYFKDKVDVLNKVDWNGWMFTPGMPPVKNQYDTTLADACIALSQRWIKAKDGDLSSFKESDVKTLSSHQIIEFLSLLLQEEPLPLTHVKKMQQLYDLNASMNAEIRFRWLRLCVRARWEEAVPMAMKMATEQGRMKFTRPLFKEVFNFEKYRDEAVRMFVAHRAAMHPVTSGLVAKDLKLDANTASL
- the lta4h gene encoding leukotriene A-4 hydrolase isoform X2, with translation MCVERVPVSISVCVRQRAAHSSVVAGQINMADPCSFSCVSSCVTKHLNLALALDFERRVIRGKVALTVEALRDRFSALTLDSRDLQIVSVSANGQAARFTMGPKHSFKGTPLDITLPFDLSRGQHVIVEVTYETSPSATALQWLTPAQTAGKTQPYLFSQCQAHHCRSMIPCQDTPSVKHTYYAQVSVPKDLVAVMSAMRDGQEVDPQDSSRIVYRFRQPVPMPSYLIAIVAGALESREIGPRSRVWSEKEFVDKAAFEFSETETMLKTAEDLAGPYVWGQYDILVLPPSFPYGGMENPCLTFATPTLLAGDKSLSNVIAHEISHSWTGNLVTNKTWEHFWLNEGHTVYLERMIGRSLESEQFRQFKAMGGWKDLQDSVRTFGANNPLTNLVPSLQDVDPDDAFSSVPYEKGFALLYHLEELLGGPEVFMGFVKSYIQMFAYGSATTDEWKNYLFTYFKDKVDVLNKVDWNGWMFTPGMPPVKNQYDTTLADACIALSQRWIKAKDGDLSSFKESDVKTLSSHQIIEFLSLLLQEEPLPLTHVKKMQQLYDLNASMNAEIRFRWLRLCVRARWEEAVPMAMKMATEQGRMKFTRPLFKEVFNFEKYRDEAVRMFVAHRAAMHPVTSGLVAKDLKLDANTASL